In Qingrenia yutianensis, the genomic window TGCCTTAAGAAGATTGTAGGCTATGCCTTTTCAAGCCGCATTGACACCAATCTCACAGTCTCTGCGCTTAAAATGGCCGTAAATCGTCAAAGACCTCAAAACGGCCTGATTTTTCACAGTGACCGCGGTGTTCAGTATGCATCCTCCGGTTACCGTGAAATACTAGCTGAATATAATATTACGCAAAGTATGTCAGGAAAGGGTGATCCGTATGATAATGCCGTAGCAGAAAACTTTTTCAGCTGTCTAAAGTGTGAACTCGTTCATCACAAGCACTACAAAACAAGGTCTGAAGCACAGGCTGATATATTTGCTTATATCGAAGCATATTACAATTCTGTGCGGCCTCAATCGACACTTAATTGGCTTTCGCCGCTTGCGTATGAGCACATGCTTAGCATTTATGCTGCGAAAGTTGC contains:
- a CDS encoding IS3 family transposase, translating into CLKKIVGYAFSSRIDTNLTVSALKMAVNRQRPQNGLIFHSDRGVQYASSGYREILAEYNITQSMSGKGDPYDNAVAENFFSCLKCELVHHKHYKTRSEAQADIFAYIEAYYNSVRPQSTLNWLSPLAYEHMLSIYAAKVA